In Planctomycetia bacterium, the following are encoded in one genomic region:
- a CDS encoding glycosyltransferase produces the protein MDGPMIQYSILLPQRDAVETVACRLTELCAVLAGMGEPFELLCIDDHSGPPHRAWLKQLLLDNPCLRVLELREARGLDAALAAGIRHARGAAVVALEASDRYDFRDLPRLAERLARADLVWGCRRGHRFARWWRTLSHLPRTIFSGSLVRDPECVFWAARRELFTNFAFTTGWHRWLPELASEQGYRVAELHVAHRWHARGPAIETDSAWSSLWPFAKPSTAAPTGDAIELSADESGQHRFEIIRIDPPQPLSAPGPTQPESPRDRHRLT, from the coding sequence ATGGATGGCCCGATGATTCAGTACAGCATATTGCTTCCGCAACGCGACGCGGTGGAAACCGTGGCCTGCCGGCTGACGGAACTCTGCGCCGTCTTGGCCGGGATGGGCGAACCCTTCGAACTGCTGTGCATCGACGATCACTCCGGCCCGCCCCACCGGGCCTGGCTCAAGCAACTATTGCTGGATAACCCGTGCCTGCGCGTACTGGAATTGCGCGAAGCCCGCGGACTCGATGCGGCGCTGGCGGCCGGCATCCGCCACGCGCGCGGCGCTGCGGTCGTGGCGCTTGAGGCGAGCGACCGGTACGATTTCCGCGACTTGCCGCGACTTGCCGAACGTCTGGCCCGGGCCGACCTGGTCTGGGGCTGCCGGCGCGGGCATCGCTTCGCGCGCTGGTGGCGCACACTAAGTCATCTGCCGCGAACCATTTTCTCCGGCAGTCTCGTGCGCGATCCCGAGTGCGTGTTTTGGGCGGCTCGGCGGGAACTGTTCACGAACTTCGCCTTCACGACCGGCTGGCATCGCTGGTTGCCGGAACTGGCGAGCGAGCAGGGCTATCGCGTCGCGGAATTACACGTGGCGCATCGTTGGCACGCCCGCGGCCCGGCGATCGAAACCGATTCGGCCTGGTCGTCCCTCTGGCCGTTTGCAAAACCATCGACCGCCGCGCCAACAGGCGACGCCATCGAACTCTCCGCGGACGAGAGCGGGCAACACCGCTTCGAAATCATCCGCATCGATCCGCCCCAACCCCTCTCCGCGCCAGGCCCGACTCAACCCGAATCGCCGCGCGACCGCCACCGACTCACGTAG